One part of the Nostoc sp. PCC 7120 = FACHB-418 genome encodes these proteins:
- a CDS encoding ABC transporter ATP-binding protein — MADMGIVVKDLNFSWPNGETAIQSCSLEVPQGEFWMLLGTNGSGKSTLLRLLAGLLAPKSGEIGVLHPVGFVFQNPDHQLVMPTVGADVAFGLVEEKLPTSAVRARVDEALGAVNLSALQLRPIYALSGGQKQRVAIAGAIARRCEVLLLDEPTALLDPDSQLDLVASVRRLVKSRGITALWVTHRLDELNYCDGAFLLEKGCLIDQGEPQRLKQRLMEVHQEAS; from the coding sequence ATGGCGGACATGGGCATTGTCGTTAAAGATTTAAATTTCAGTTGGCCGAATGGTGAAACAGCAATTCAATCTTGCTCTTTGGAAGTACCCCAAGGAGAATTTTGGATGCTTTTGGGTACTAATGGCAGTGGCAAATCTACTTTACTGCGTCTCCTAGCAGGGCTTTTGGCTCCTAAATCTGGTGAAATTGGGGTTTTACATCCTGTGGGTTTTGTCTTCCAAAATCCTGATCATCAATTGGTAATGCCAACTGTTGGTGCTGATGTGGCTTTTGGTTTGGTGGAAGAAAAACTGCCAACATCTGCTGTCCGAGCTAGAGTAGATGAGGCACTGGGGGCAGTGAATTTGAGCGCTTTACAACTACGCCCAATTTACGCCTTGAGTGGGGGACAAAAGCAGCGTGTGGCTATTGCCGGGGCGATCGCTCGTCGCTGTGAAGTCTTATTATTAGATGAACCTACAGCCTTACTTGACCCAGATAGTCAACTGGACTTAGTGGCCAGTGTCCGCCGCCTAGTGAAAAGTAGGGGTATCACAGCTTTATGGGTAACACATCGCTTGGATGAGTTGAATTACTGTGATGGTGCTTTCTTACTAGAAAAAGGTTGTTTAATAGATCAAGGTGAACCCCAACGCCTCAAACAACGTCTCATGGAAGTACACCAAGAAGCTTCTTGA
- a CDS encoding RrF2 family transcriptional regulator has product MELSCKSEYAILALLEMATHYDSGEPMQIRQIAAQQSIPDRYLEQLLATLRRGGILRSQRGSRGGYFLAREPRKISIFEILECLEGLEVKTSEENLKSQTLDASVIEEIWQEARQAANSVLKKYSLQDLCEKRDSRRQLDVMYYI; this is encoded by the coding sequence GTGGAACTATCGTGTAAATCAGAATACGCAATTCTGGCCTTACTAGAAATGGCAACTCATTACGACAGTGGCGAACCTATGCAAATTAGGCAAATCGCCGCTCAACAAAGCATACCCGATCGCTATTTAGAACAACTATTAGCGACATTAAGGCGCGGAGGTATACTCAGAAGCCAACGTGGGTCAAGAGGCGGCTATTTTTTAGCCCGCGAACCCCGAAAAATTAGCATATTCGAGATATTGGAATGTTTGGAAGGGTTAGAGGTGAAGACTAGTGAAGAAAATCTCAAGTCTCAAACCTTAGATGCTTCTGTGATAGAAGAAATTTGGCAAGAAGCGCGTCAGGCGGCAAATTCCGTTTTGAAAAAATATAGCCTACAGGATCTTTGTGAAAAAAGAGATTCTCGAAGGCAGTTGGATGTGATGTATTACATTTAG
- the psbD gene encoding photosystem II D2 protein (photosystem q(a) protein) — MTIAVGRAPSRGWFDVLDDWLKRDRFVFVGWSGILLFPCAFLALGGWLTGTTFVTSWYTHGLASSYLEGANFLTVAVSSPADSMGHSLLLLWGPEAQGDLTRWFQLGGLWPFVALHGAFGLIGFMLRQFEIARLVGIRPYNALAFSAPIAVFVSVFLMYPLGQSSWFFAPSFGVAAIFRFLLFLQGFHNWTLNPFHMMGVAGVLGGALLCAIHGATVENTLFEDGEGANTFRAFNPTQSEETYSMVTANRFWSQIFGIAFSNKRWLHFFMLFVPVTGLWMSAVGIVGLALNLRAYDFVSQELRAAEDPEFETFYTKNILLNEGIRAWMAPQDQPHEKFVFPEEVLPRGNAL, encoded by the coding sequence ATGACCATCGCAGTAGGACGGGCCCCCAGTAGAGGGTGGTTTGACGTACTAGACGACTGGTTAAAGCGCGATCGCTTCGTATTCGTAGGTTGGTCAGGGATATTATTATTCCCCTGCGCCTTCCTAGCACTAGGCGGTTGGCTAACCGGTACAACATTTGTAACGTCGTGGTACACCCACGGACTAGCATCATCCTACCTGGAAGGAGCAAACTTCCTGACAGTAGCAGTATCCAGCCCAGCAGACAGCATGGGACACTCCCTGTTGTTGTTATGGGGGCCAGAAGCCCAAGGCGACTTGACCCGTTGGTTCCAGCTAGGAGGGTTATGGCCATTCGTAGCCCTACACGGAGCCTTTGGATTAATCGGGTTCATGCTACGTCAATTTGAAATTGCGCGGCTAGTAGGAATTAGACCCTACAACGCACTAGCATTTTCAGCCCCCATCGCGGTATTCGTCAGCGTATTCCTGATGTACCCCTTGGGACAATCTTCCTGGTTCTTCGCACCCAGCTTCGGAGTAGCAGCAATCTTCAGATTCTTGTTATTCCTCCAAGGGTTCCACAACTGGACACTCAACCCCTTCCACATGATGGGAGTAGCTGGTGTACTAGGTGGAGCGTTACTGTGTGCCATCCACGGTGCCACAGTAGAAAACACCTTGTTTGAAGACGGCGAAGGCGCAAACACCTTCCGTGCCTTCAACCCCACCCAATCAGAAGAAACCTATTCAATGGTGACAGCCAACCGATTCTGGTCACAGATATTCGGGATTGCGTTCTCCAACAAACGCTGGTTGCACTTCTTCATGTTGTTCGTACCCGTAACTGGGTTGTGGATGAGTGCTGTAGGCATCGTCGGTTTAGCATTAAACCTCCGGGCTTATGACTTCGTTTCCCAAGAACTACGGGCAGCAGAAGACCCAGAATTTGAAACCTTCTATACCAAGAACATTTTGTTGAACGAGGGTATCCGCGCTTGGATGGCTCCTCAAGATCAGCCTCACGAAAAATTTGTATTCCCTGAAGAAGTATTACCTCGCGGTAACGCTCTCTAA
- a CDS encoding iron uptake porin — protein MSNLLWKSLVVSPAVLGATLLVSSAAIAATNATTELSVTETVVPTELAQQPEIVAQAAPITEDTKVIDQVNRYSNEGKGNAQSQVTSVSQFSDVQPTDWAFQALQSLVERYGCIAGYPNGTYRGNRALTRYEFAAGLNACLDRVNELIATATADLVTKQDLATLQRLQEEFSAELATLRGRVDALEARTAELEANQFSTTTKLVGEAIFAVTDAFGENTGDANNTVFQNRVRLGLQTSFTGRDVLTTRLAAGNATGFDFRDNNNNSIGASGQGLQTFQVGSTGNNNVEIDRLTYEAPFGPAQVYLAASGGRHSHYAAVNNPYFFDKTDGGNGALSTFSSENPIYRIGGGAGIAFNVPFGQGGSILRPSSFTVGYLASDANNPGPNQGLFNGDYAALGQLNFSVGDRLALAATYVHGYHGASGSALFDSGANGAIVGTSLANNNSFLNASSSNSYGLSAAFRPSDKLSVSGFVSYSDVTGFGANDDREVWSYGIGVALPDFGKRGNVLGIFAGAQPYARGVQAGANEVPYQVEGFYKYRVSDNISITPGVIWVTNPGQNSNADDAIIGTLRTTFTF, from the coding sequence ATGTCTAATCTATTGTGGAAATCCCTAGTGGTTAGCCCTGCTGTTTTAGGCGCAACACTATTAGTGTCGTCAGCAGCGATCGCAGCTACAAATGCAACTACAGAATTATCAGTAACAGAAACAGTAGTACCTACTGAACTAGCTCAACAGCCAGAAATTGTGGCTCAAGCAGCACCAATAACCGAAGATACAAAGGTTATCGACCAAGTTAACCGCTACAGTAACGAAGGTAAAGGTAACGCTCAAAGCCAAGTAACCTCAGTTTCTCAGTTTTCTGACGTACAACCAACTGATTGGGCTTTCCAAGCATTACAGTCTTTGGTTGAGCGCTACGGTTGTATTGCTGGTTACCCTAACGGTACCTATCGTGGAAACCGTGCTTTAACCCGCTATGAATTTGCGGCTGGTTTAAACGCCTGTTTGGATCGTGTCAATGAATTGATTGCTACAGCAACAGCTGACTTAGTAACCAAGCAAGATTTAGCTACCTTACAACGCTTACAAGAAGAATTTTCTGCGGAATTAGCAACCTTGCGCGGTCGTGTAGATGCTTTAGAAGCACGGACTGCGGAGTTGGAAGCTAACCAGTTCTCTACAACTACAAAACTAGTTGGTGAAGCTATCTTCGCGGTTACCGATGCTTTTGGTGAAAACACTGGCGACGCTAACAACACTGTTTTCCAAAACAGAGTTCGTCTAGGCTTGCAAACCAGCTTCACAGGTAGAGATGTTTTAACCACCCGTTTAGCTGCTGGTAATGCAACTGGCTTTGATTTTAGAGATAACAATAACAACTCTATTGGTGCTAGTGGTCAAGGACTACAAACTTTCCAAGTTGGTAGTACTGGCAACAATAATGTAGAAATAGACCGATTGACCTATGAAGCACCTTTTGGACCAGCTCAAGTTTACCTTGCAGCTAGTGGTGGACGACATAGCCATTATGCAGCAGTAAACAACCCCTATTTCTTTGACAAAACTGACGGCGGTAACGGTGCTTTATCTACATTTTCCTCGGAAAATCCCATCTACCGCATTGGTGGTGGTGCAGGTATCGCCTTCAACGTGCCTTTTGGTCAAGGCGGTAGCATCTTAAGACCTAGCTCTTTTACCGTAGGTTATTTGGCTTCGGATGCTAATAACCCTGGTCCTAATCAAGGTTTATTCAACGGCGACTACGCTGCTTTAGGTCAATTGAACTTTAGTGTAGGCGATCGCTTGGCTTTAGCTGCTACTTATGTTCATGGATATCATGGTGCAAGTGGTAGCGCCCTATTTGACTCTGGAGCAAATGGTGCCATTGTAGGTACTTCACTAGCCAATAACAATAGTTTCCTTAATGCTTCTTCCAGCAATTCCTACGGTTTGTCTGCTGCATTCAGACCTAGCGATAAACTATCGGTTAGCGGCTTTGTATCTTACAGTGATGTCACAGGCTTCGGTGCGAATGATGACAGAGAAGTTTGGAGCTACGGTATTGGTGTAGCATTGCCTGACTTTGGTAAGAGAGGTAACGTCCTGGGTATCTTCGCAGGCGCTCAACCTTATGCACGTGGTGTTCAAGCTGGTGCTAATGAAGTTCCTTACCAAGTTGAAGGTTTCTACAAATATCGCGTATCTGACAACATCTCCATCACCCCTGGTGTAATCTGGGTGACTAACCCTGGTCAGAACAGCAATGCAGATGATGCGATCATCGGTACTCTGAGAACCACCTTCACTTTCTAA
- a CDS encoding serine hydrolase — protein MAVSESSDKLRDFSRRQPANRRQRSRKVQKVESKKVKAPNPQRAGTGAAVITRSNNNAVPPPVAVGGRRPKQGLVMPSVVKPIPTAKRPIPPFNPNNVKVRTVRVQKQPMPQIGRRVSRKTRLKPMARAILYAIRLLIVGVGIGAIVGTVLSVLDPATRMAPISTPSNTSNAGQTQSKPTPAAGLYLTQEITPLKNVVQQLATATPNLSPGVFLVDLDTGGYVDINAANALPAASTIKIPILVAFFQDVDAGKIRLDELLTMKQEMVAGGSGNFQYKPAGTQYPALEVATKMITISDNTATNMLITRLGGMEALNERFRSWGLTNTVIRNILPDLPGTNTTSPKELGNIMTMVSQGNLVSMRSRDQILDIMRQTERDNLLPSGLGAGARVYHKTGDIGTMLADAGLIDTPTGKRYVVAVMVQRPNNDPRAEKLISSISRAAYQQFSQSEPTPSNTTSNLPTTAYPSPVMASPATNTPINPSIAPPISNSYPAPVMNPQYYPPNR, from the coding sequence GTGGCAGTGTCAGAGTCAAGTGACAAACTAAGAGATTTTTCGCGGCGACAACCCGCCAACCGCCGCCAGCGATCGCGTAAAGTCCAAAAGGTAGAATCGAAAAAGGTCAAAGCTCCTAACCCGCAGCGTGCAGGCACGGGAGCAGCAGTGATCACGCGCTCTAATAATAACGCTGTACCTCCCCCTGTTGCTGTTGGGGGTCGCAGACCCAAACAAGGGCTGGTTATGCCCAGTGTAGTCAAACCCATTCCCACAGCCAAACGGCCGATACCTCCCTTCAACCCCAACAATGTAAAAGTCAGAACAGTACGAGTGCAGAAGCAGCCGATGCCCCAGATCGGTAGACGAGTATCACGCAAGACTAGATTAAAGCCAATGGCCAGAGCCATTTTGTATGCTATACGCTTATTAATTGTCGGAGTGGGTATTGGTGCGATCGTCGGTACAGTTTTGTCGGTTTTAGACCCTGCCACTCGCATGGCTCCTATTTCTACCCCATCTAATACCAGTAACGCAGGACAAACTCAGTCAAAACCTACCCCAGCAGCAGGTTTATACTTGACTCAAGAAATTACACCTCTCAAAAATGTTGTGCAGCAATTGGCTACTGCTACTCCTAACCTCAGCCCTGGGGTCTTCTTGGTAGATTTAGACACAGGAGGTTATGTAGATATCAATGCTGCTAATGCTTTACCAGCCGCTAGCACAATTAAAATCCCGATTCTTGTTGCTTTCTTCCAAGATGTGGATGCTGGGAAGATCCGCTTGGATGAATTGCTGACCATGAAACAGGAAATGGTAGCAGGGGGTTCAGGAAATTTTCAATACAAACCAGCCGGAACTCAGTACCCTGCCTTGGAAGTTGCTACGAAAATGATCACCATTAGCGACAACACAGCTACTAATATGCTGATTACCCGACTGGGAGGTATGGAAGCACTAAATGAGCGTTTTCGTAGTTGGGGATTAACAAATACAGTCATTCGCAATATCTTGCCAGACCTACCAGGGACAAACACCACTAGTCCCAAAGAGTTGGGAAACATTATGACTATGGTAAGTCAGGGTAATTTGGTGAGTATGCGATCGCGTGATCAAATTCTCGATATCATGCGTCAAACAGAGCGAGATAATCTCCTACCCTCTGGTTTAGGCGCAGGTGCCAGGGTGTACCATAAAACTGGTGATATCGGTACTATGTTGGCCGATGCTGGGTTAATTGACACACCCACAGGGAAGCGTTATGTAGTTGCTGTCATGGTACAGCGCCCCAATAATGATCCCCGTGCGGAAAAACTCATTAGCTCAATTTCTCGTGCAGCCTACCAACAGTTTAGCCAAAGTGAGCCAACGCCTAGTAATACGACCAGTAATCTACCTACAACCGCTTATCCTTCACCAGTCATGGCTTCTCCAGCCACCAACACACCCATAAATCCATCAATTGCCCCTCCCATATCTAATAGTTATCCCGCTCCAGTGATGAATCCACAATATTATCCACCAAACAGATAA
- a CDS encoding NYN domain-containing protein, translating into MPRSPIPAVLLVDGYNIIGAWPCLKKTRDKNGLEAARGQLVEAMTSYSSFQGYDTQIVFDAHYQNTCSNKEIITELVSVYYTDFGQTADTYIEKICASLRPEVSQARISRVIVATSDRAQQLTVQGYGAEWLSAYQLCGEVETTVCRMRQKYQSRKQSKSRFLASAIDPKARQKLAELRMGI; encoded by the coding sequence ATGCCCCGTTCCCCAATCCCAGCCGTTTTATTAGTAGACGGCTACAATATAATTGGCGCTTGGCCGTGTTTGAAAAAAACCCGTGATAAAAATGGGCTAGAAGCTGCTCGCGGGCAACTTGTGGAAGCGATGACAAGTTACAGCTCGTTTCAGGGTTATGATACTCAAATAGTTTTTGATGCTCACTATCAAAATACTTGTAGTAACAAAGAAATTATTACAGAGCTAGTTTCAGTTTATTACACAGATTTTGGGCAAACAGCAGATACCTATATTGAAAAAATTTGTGCTTCTTTGCGCCCCGAAGTTTCACAAGCTCGGATTTCTCGTGTAATTGTTGCTACATCAGACCGCGCACAACAGTTGACAGTACAGGGATATGGGGCTGAATGGTTATCAGCATATCAACTGTGCGGGGAGGTAGAAACTACAGTGTGTAGGATGCGACAAAAGTATCAATCTCGTAAACAATCTAAAAGTAGGTTTCTCGCTAGCGCTATTGATCCTAAAGCGCGTCAAAAGCTAGCTGAACTACGAATGGGTATTTAA
- a CDS encoding 4a-hydroxytetrahydrobiopterin dehydratase, with protein sequence MAQLLSDVEIQSQASKLSGWTLEGSKLQTTRKFKDFIEAIAFVNKLVEPAESAGHHPDIEISYNKVKVTLTTHDAGGLTQKDFDVAATISQIN encoded by the coding sequence ATGGCGCAGCTACTAAGCGATGTAGAAATTCAGTCACAAGCTAGCAAACTATCTGGGTGGACGTTAGAGGGTTCTAAGTTGCAGACTACCCGCAAATTCAAAGATTTTATTGAGGCGATCGCATTTGTCAATAAGTTGGTAGAACCTGCGGAGTCAGCTGGACATCATCCAGATATAGAAATCTCTTATAACAAAGTCAAAGTTACACTAACAACCCATGATGCAGGTGGTTTGACACAAAAAGACTTTGATGTAGCAGCAACGATTTCCCAAATCAACTAA